Below is a genomic region from uncultured Sunxiuqinia sp..
AGAGGATCGTTTATTTGTGCTATGATCACATTTACAAATGTTATATAACAAGTTAAAACGTCGCTATTTTTTTTACTTACTGAATGTCAGTTTTTTATCCCTCATATTGAATTTAAGGGAAGTTAAATCGTGTTAATTTCTATTCTTCAGCATACCAAAAAAGGACTAGTTGTGTTATCTTGATAAGGAATTTAATTAAACGTTCTTAATACTATGATTGAATATGCAAAAGTAATTTTACCAAAGGTTAGTTTTAGCCGGGATTTATTCCGTAAAGAATTAATCAAATGTGTGAAATGGGCTGAGAGCACCAAAGACGTCAATGAACTACGTATATGGTGTGATGATAATTTTGGGGAGATGTATCCCGATATTTTAAATGATGTTTTTTCAATAATTGCAGCATAACTTAAAAAATAAAAAGGCCTTTTCGGAGGTCTTTTTTCATTCCGAATTTGTTGGACTACTCTCCAATACTTTTCAAAACTCCATCCAAAACTCTATTCAGATCGAACTCTCCTTTTTTAGAGTAACCCGTTCTAATCACAATCAGCTCTTTCGAAGGAACTATACAAATAAATTGACCATCATGTCCTTTGCACATCAACATATCTTTGGGTGCATCCGGATACTCAGCAGACTCATTGAGCCAGAGAAACGAACCGTAGCGACCATTTGAACCGTTGGCGACCTGACTTGTATAATCAACCCAACCCTTAGGCAACAATTGCTCACCTTGCCAGTTTCCTCCGTTCAAATACAGCAGAGCAAAGCGTGCATAATCGCGCATGGTTGCATACAAATAAGAAGATCCCACAAATGTTCCGGACGCATCCACTTCAAATACGGCACTGGTCATTCCAATTTTATTGAATAAAGCTTTGCGTGGAAAAGCAAAGTACTCTTCATCAGATGCAAATGTTTTACGTAATTCCCGACAGACCAAATTAGTCGTTCCTGAAGAATACAACCAAACCGAATCAGCAGGATATTCATAGGCTTTTTGCTGTGCATACAATCCCATATCCCCCTTTTTATGAAGCATGATGGTCACATCAGAAAGGTTGCCGTAGCCTTCATTCCATTTCAATCCGCTGTTCATGTGCATCAAGTTATTCAGAGTAATCCCTTTCCGCTTATCATCCTGCCACTCTTCAATCTCTAGGGGTTGATGAATGTCCATTTTTCCATCTTTCACTCGGAGCCCAACGAGAGCATTGGTGAAACTCTTGGCCATCGACCAACTTAAAAAGCGATTGTCTTTATTAAAATCTTCCCGATAAACTTCGGCTATGGGCTGCCCCTTATAAACAACCATCAACGCAAACGTACCTTTAAACGGGATGGTATTTTGCATCGCCAGAGTTAAAGCTTGCTTCAACTTAACCGTATCAACGTCAACTGCAATCGTATCGGCAATTAAATTTCCCTTCGGCCACTGCACGGTGTCAGGATTTACCGGCAAGCTCTCAATAAGCGGATAAGACCTACCCTTAATTTCATCCTCAGAATACTCCTTTACCAATATACATCCATAACCTTCTATATAAACAGCTTTTGATTCGCTCCATAAAAAACGACTGACGACTTCCCTCTTTTCAAAATCGACCGTATTATCAGTGAAGGCAACAACCGAAAAATTCAGGTCTTCATTTTCCATCGCTTCCTGACTCCGTCCAGCTACAAACACTCCTGAAGCCAGGTTTTTTGCCGCATAACCGGTAACTACAGGCATTAGTAGGTTTAAATAATAAACAGCTCCAATTATAACAGCAATCAGGATGGCAACAAACAATCTTTTTTTCATGATGAGGTAAATAGAAATTTTCTAATCAATTGCGCCTCAATTTACAAAAATATCAGGCATTAACTGAAAAAAGGCAGTGCGTCCAAACTTAAGGCCACAAAAAAACCTCTTGAAAATCATTATCATTCAAGAGGTTTTACAATGTGCTTAGTAATCCGACCGGTATTAATTTACTATAATCCTAAATGAGCTATTTAAAAAAACAAGAGTGATTGCAAAAGGCCTTTAAATCTGACATTCCCTTAAATTTAGCATATGAGTCAATTACATTTGATTTCAACAAATAAATCAAGTACTGACACTATGCTTGACACTATTAAGTTTTGGGGATTATGCAGTAAATCTAATTCAATCTAAAAAGCCACAAAGAACAAAATACCAGGACACAAATCTTCTTGATTTTCTACTTTGAAGGAAATCGATTGAGGTATTACACAGGTAGGCGAATTGAGCCCAGATATTGGGATAAAGTTAAACAAAGATCAAAACCAAGTTGTGCCTCTGCAATATCACTCAACCAATATTAAAAAACAACGGCTAATTTTTTTGAAACAATGAAATAATCCTTTATTTACTTTTAAATTAATGCTTGGCGGCTCGCTAATAACATGCCGCAACGTGTCTCATCATGAAACTCCGAAAACGTTACTTTTTACAACAAAAAAAACATCACAACCACCTGACATACAACACCAAATAAGACAAATCATTTTTTTCATGTTAGTAAAAATTTACTTTTTTCTAAAATGCCAATCTATTTAAACCTTTTCAACCCTGTTTAAATAATGTAATTGTGAAACAAACTACCTATTGATCTTTCATTGGTTCAGCCTAATCGGTCTTTATTAAATACTGCGAATAATAAACTATCCTTTCTGGCATAAGTATATAACTTTTGTTAAATTTAGCATCCAGAATATTCAACAAACCACTATATCTTAATCGATGAGTCTTTTTCAACATGCTGTACCCAACAAACACTTGAAAGAAACCAACCATGATAATTTCAAGTATATGTAAAAATGACAGGAGGAGGTTGGGAACCCTCAGAAATTCCATAGCTTATGGAATTGAAATCCTTTGGAGTACAAAACATCCGACTAATCATAAAAGGTGTTGTTATCACTCCCAATCGAGGGGGATAACAACACCTTAAAAATTGATAAAAGAAATATAACAACACTAGTGTTGTTACTAACTAGTTGGGCACAATTTAAAAAATGACATATTCAACAGACGACATAGACTTCAGTAAAATCTCACCAAATGAATTTGAGAGATTATGTTTTGAGTTATTATTAAAATACGGTTTTAGCCAAATCATATGGCGTCAAGGTGGAGCTGATAATGGACGAGATATTGAAGGATATTTTGATTTCAATAATCCAATAGCTAACCAACGAACGAAATGGTTTTTTGAATGTAAACATTACACAAGTGGTGGAGTGCCACCTGAGCATTTAAATTCAAAAATGGCTTGGGCAGATGCAGAACAACCATCTTACTTGGTAATATTTGTTTCATCCTACATTACTACTGCTGCTAGAACTTGGCTTGAAAGTATTAAGCTGACTAAACAATATAAAATCATTGTAATAGAAGGAGAAGAATTAAAAGGAAGGTTGGTTCAATTTCCTGATTTAATTGAGCGCTTTTTTGCAGCGGATAGATTTGAACGTCTTTTTCTTGAAATAAAAAATCATTGGTTAAGACATAGAATAGAACCGAGTTATGAATTAATAAAGGAAATTTCTAATAATATAGATACTTCAAAATTAGACATAGATGATATTGGTTTTCTTTTAATGAGTTTCCATAAAAATTATAGACACTTTGAATTAAGAAATGATTATTACGGAGATTTTACCGAGGAAGTTTTAGAACCTTTATATCCGCGACTTGCTGAATTGGCTTCTAAAGAGAATTTAGATTCGTTTGAAGAATATAGAACTGATTTTGATTATTTAGGTGGAACAGGCTGTTTTGATGATGCTGAAAGTGACGAAAGTTCAGAACTAGCATTTCAGTTTTATGATTTACACTTGAATCATAAAAAGAGTCAAGACTTATGGAAAATTGGTTACTACCTATTCATAAAAACAAATGACAACAAAGCTTTTGAATTATTTAGTATGGACGATTCTGATTTTAAAACGAGTGCAAAGTATTATGAAGAATTTTCATCTGAAACATTAAAAGAATTGGCTATCGATATAAGTATTGATTTTGGTGAAAAAATATTAGAATATTCGCCAAGATTATTAAAAATAGAAGAATAAAAAACTGTGCCCAACAATGGCTATAAGTAATTGCTTGCTCTCGCCTACTTCTGAAAATCCTCGCGGATTTTCAGTTTGGTATATACTTGCAAAGTTAAGTGCTAACCCACGCAACTACTCATAGCCGAGACCGTTATAGGGTATTTTAAAAAAAGACAAAACAACATGAGATGAAACTTTACGCAGTTTGTAATAAATGTAAATCAGATATTTCCTTTTGGACTTGGAATGTAAATCGGACAGATTTTAAAAAATCAAAAAACGAATGGATTCCATTGACTTGTAAAAAATGCAATCACCAGGAAAAATATCATATCGACTCAATTTCTGCGAGAGAAAGTAAAGTTGCGCTGATTGTTGGATTAATTATTTTCCTTGTTGGGACTCCTCTGCTTTTCATTTTCCTATGGGACTATTTTTTTAAAACAAACAACGTTTATACAATATTAGGACTGGTAACACCATTGATTGTCCCGAGTTTAATTTATGGAGTAATTTCAAAGAATGACTTGCAAAGAGTTCGCAATTTTAATCGAAGTTGAATGGAAAAAGAAGAATTTATACGAATAAAGGAGTGGCCAACAGAATATGCTCAAGGTGCATATAACCAAGGAAATTATATTGAAGCGATTCAGGTGCTACATGGATTCATTGAAACAAAGCTTCAAGAACTGTTGATTTTGGAAGGTTCAAAATCAAATGACATGGAGGAAATTTGGGATATTGCTAATCAAATTAGTTTAACTAATTGTGTAAAGGTTCTGTTTATCATTGGAGAAATTACTAAAAGAGAATATCAGGATATTATATTTTTCAATAAGATTCGCAACCAAATCGTGCACGGTTTATTTCACGACACATATGAACACGGAGTTAGAGGTGTATCTAGAAAGAAATTTGATATCGCATTTGACAAAGGGATGGACTTATGTGACAATCTGCAAAGAAAAGGAGAAATGAAAATTGAAAAAAAAAACACCCTATAACACGGTACATATTGCAGGGCGGGTTCGGTGGTACACCAACTGCGGATTCTCGCATCGCAGTTCCGTGTCCTTCGGACAGGAACGCTCTCCGAAATCCACCCCGACAACATGTACCAACCGTTATAGGGCATTTAAAATCGACGCACAACTACGATGAAAATGAGACTATTAATATTGATCCTATCTCAATTATTATCAATTTTATGTCATGGACAGGAAATAATTGATGTTGA
It encodes:
- a CDS encoding restriction endonuclease → MTYSTDDIDFSKISPNEFERLCFELLLKYGFSQIIWRQGGADNGRDIEGYFDFNNPIANQRTKWFFECKHYTSGGVPPEHLNSKMAWADAEQPSYLVIFVSSYITTAARTWLESIKLTKQYKIIVIEGEELKGRLVQFPDLIERFFAADRFERLFLEIKNHWLRHRIEPSYELIKEISNNIDTSKLDIDDIGFLLMSFHKNYRHFELRNDYYGDFTEEVLEPLYPRLAELASKENLDSFEEYRTDFDYLGGTGCFDDAESDESSELAFQFYDLHLNHKKSQDLWKIGYYLFIKTNDNKAFELFSMDDSDFKTSAKYYEEFSSETLKELAIDISIDFGEKILEYSPRLLKIEE
- a CDS encoding serine hydrolase; amino-acid sequence: MKKRLFVAILIAVIIGAVYYLNLLMPVVTGYAAKNLASGVFVAGRSQEAMENEDLNFSVVAFTDNTVDFEKREVVSRFLWSESKAVYIEGYGCILVKEYSEDEIKGRSYPLIESLPVNPDTVQWPKGNLIADTIAVDVDTVKLKQALTLAMQNTIPFKGTFALMVVYKGQPIAEVYREDFNKDNRFLSWSMAKSFTNALVGLRVKDGKMDIHQPLEIEEWQDDKRKGITLNNLMHMNSGLKWNEGYGNLSDVTIMLHKKGDMGLYAQQKAYEYPADSVWLYSSGTTNLVCRELRKTFASDEEYFAFPRKALFNKIGMTSAVFEVDASGTFVGSSYLYATMRDYARFALLYLNGGNWQGEQLLPKGWVDYTSQVANGSNGRYGSFLWLNESAEYPDAPKDMLMCKGHDGQFICIVPSKELIVIRTGYSKKGEFDLNRVLDGVLKSIGE